In Puntigrus tetrazona isolate hp1 unplaced genomic scaffold, ASM1883169v1 S000001111, whole genome shotgun sequence, a single genomic region encodes these proteins:
- the LOC122341010 gene encoding LOW QUALITY PROTEIN: homer protein homolog 1 (The sequence of the model RefSeq protein was modified relative to this genomic sequence to represent the inferred CDS: deleted 2 bases in 1 codon; substituted 2 bases at 2 genomic stop codons), with product MIREQPIFSTRAHVFQIDPNTKKNWVPTSKHAVTVSYFYDSTRNVYRIISLDGSKAIINSTITPNMTFTKTSHKFGQWADSRANTVYGLGFSSEAHLSKFAEKFAEFKEAARLAKEKSQEKMELTSTPSQESATGDLQSPVTPESINGTDERVTPDTERENRAETNAVPFPHSSTSITKHWEAELAALKGNNAKLTAALLESTANVKQWKQQLAAYQDEAERLHKRVTELECVSGQTAGVKTQKTELNQTIEELEAELKAKEEELEKLKEEVEKASQLQTQRDLLSQKLQDTELRNAELECQLLDLEQRLENQLQEEPLLELLDSFRKSLRXKLMENLSXRKIFQLTELRDSLSKLMENESS from the exons ATGATcag agAGCAGCCCATCTTCAGCACCAGAGCGCACGTCTTCCAGATCGACCCAAACACCAAGAAGAACTGGGTTCCCACGAGCAAACACGCCGTCACCGTGTCCTACTTCTACGACAGCACACGCAACGTCTACCGCATCATCAGCCTCGACGGGTCAAAG GCCATCATCAACAGCACCATCACGCCGAACATGACCTTCACCAAAACCTCACACAAGTTCGGTCAGTGGGCGGACAGCCGGGCGAACACCGTCTACGGCCTGGGCTTCTCCTCCGAGGCTCATCTCAGTAAA ttTGCCGAGAAGTTCGCGGAGTTCAAAGAAGCGGCGCGGTTAGCGAAAGAGAAGTCTCAGGAGAAGATGGAGTTAACCAGCACACCCTCGCAG GAATCAGCAACGGGCGACCTTCAGTCTCCTGTGACTCCAGAGAGCATCAACGGCACGGACGAGAGAGTGACCCccgacacagagagagagaaccgaGCAGAGACCAACGCTGTACCCTTCCCtcacag CTCCACGTCCATCACCAAACACTGGGAGGCTGAGCTAGCGGCTCTGAAGGGGAACAACGCTAAGCTAACGGCGGCGCTGCTGGAGTCTACGGCTAACGTCAAGCAGTGGAAGCAGCAGCTAGCGGCGTACCAGGACGAGGCCGAGCGCCTGCACAAACGG gtgacaGAGCTGGAGTGTGTGAGCGGACAGACCGCCGGCGTCAAAACACAGAAGACAGAGCTGAACCAGACCATCGAGGAGCTGGAGGCCGAGCTGAAGGCCAAAgaagag GAACTGGAGAAGCTGAAAGAGGAAGTGGAGAAGGCTAGCCAGctgcaaacacagagagacctGCTCTCACAGAAACTACAG GACACGGAGCTGAGGAACGCAGAGCTGGAGTGTCAGCTGCTGGATCTAGAACAGCGTCTGGAGAACCAACTTCAGGAAGAGCCTCTGCTAGAGCTCCTCGACAGCTTCAGGAAGAGCCTGCGCTGA AAACTGATGGAGAACCTCAGCTAGAGAAAGATCTTCCAGCTCACAGAGCTACGAGACAGTCTGAGCAAACTGATGGAGAACGAGAGCAgctag
- the jmy gene encoding LOW QUALITY PROTEIN: junction-mediating and -regulatory protein (The sequence of the model RefSeq protein was modified relative to this genomic sequence to represent the inferred CDS: inserted 1 base in 1 codon): MMEDALECGWVSVRPNAFEEKDKHKFVFIVAWNEIEGKLAVTCHDRTAQRRGGSAEPELGDAPPDSSWAGLFSFQELRAAHLQLCAVNSDLEPCLPAFPEEQTVWSVLFGAPELSARHADALCFQLQVYLGHALDTCGWRILSQVLFPDSDDSEEYYESLSELRQKGYEDALQRAKTHLQQLLEKQRGVERMVELLQLYSEQDEAYGDLVEATTELYHYLLQPFRDMRELAMLRRQQIKISLETEHLGPRRVDSLRREDEDWQRKAHTAVLSIQDLTVKYFETTARAQKVMYERMRSDQRKFGKAAWGAAVERMEKLQYDVSKETLQLMRAKEICLEQRKHGLREEMQGLQGGEDAMVRLDQLEAMYYELQLQLYEIQFEILKYEELLLTAQLQSLRRQMSERQEEVVYYDTYESPDAMKATDDPSTPLTPPRDDVAKLQQRTRQLEARRGRITAKKAYLKHKKEICIINHTQKLQQRQGGPDGVSQQALLQDEEEEEEQRLSRVSQERQRTLDRLRSFRQRYPGQVTLKSTRLRLAYSRKKATQTQAASVQTDDAPAPAALEPSAGVPELRRPESFLSLPPMGGAVAEAPPPDAPASLPPARELLLLDSSTSPIAPPLPPPPPPPXPPPPPPPPLSLEETPAESSPAHSPLGPFTARFFDSSQLLNARKKLRKTASLESNQWRRASSPMDEVLASLKRGSFHLRKAELRVLAPDPDEDDGNNILAQIRKGVQLRKVRRQERSCRGAPATDPLTRSIHEALRRIKEASPESESEDETPAGADWES; encoded by the exons ATGATGGAGGACGCGCTGGAGTGCGGCTGGGTGTCGGTGCGTCCCAACGCCTTCGAGGAGAAAGACAAGCACAAGTTCGTCTTCATCGTCGCCTGGAACGAGATCGAGGGCAAACTCGCCGTCACGTGCCACGACCGGACCGCGCAGCGACGCGGCGGGAGCGCGGAGCCGGAGCTCGGTGACGCGCCGCCGGACTCCAGCTGGGCAGGCCTGTTCTCGTTCCAGGAGCTGCGCGCCGCTCACCTGCAGCTGTGCGCCGTCAACTCGGACCTGGAGCCGTGCCTGCCCGCTTTCCCCGAGGAGCAGACGGTGTGGTCGGTGCTGTTCGGCGCCCCCGAGCTGAGCGCGCGCCACGCGGACGCGCTCTGCTTCCAGCTGCAGGTGTACCTGGGGCACGCGCTCGACACCTGCGGCTGGAGGATCCTGTCCCAGGTGCTGTTCCCCGACAGCGACGACTCCGAGGAGTACTACGAGAGTCTGAGCGAACTCCGGCAGAAGGGTTACGAGGACGCGCTTCAGAGAGCCAAGACGCACCTGCAACAG CTCCTGGAGAAGCAGCGTGGCGTGGAGCGGATGGTGGAGCTGCTGCAGCTGTACTCGGAGCAGGACGAGGCGTATGGAGATCTGGTGGAGGCCACGACTGAGCTCTATCACTATCTTCTGCAGCCCTTCAGAGACATGCGTGAGCTGGCCATGCTGCGCAGACAGCAGAtcaag atctctctGGAGACGGAGCACCTGGGTCCGAGGCGGGTGGATTCTCTGCGCAGGGAGGATGAGGACTGGCAGAGGAAGGCTCACACCGCTGTACTGTCCATTCAGGACCTGACCGTCAAATACTTCGAGACCACGGCTCGCGCTCAGAAAG TGATGTACGAGCGTATGCGCTCCGACCAGAGGAAGTTCGGGAAAGCTGCGTGGGGGGCAGCAGTGGAGCGCATGGAGAAACTCCAGTATGACGTTTCTAAAGAAACACTGCAGCTGATGCGTGCCAAAGAGATCTGCCTGGAACAGAGGAAACACGGACTGAGAGAggag aTGCAGGGTCTGCAGGGCGGTGAGGATGCTATGGTGCGTCTGGATCAGCTGGAGGCCATGTACTACGAGCTCCAGCTGCAGCTCTATGAGATCCAGTTTGAGATCCTGAAGTACGAGGAGCTGCTGCTGACTGCACAGCTGCAGAGTCTGCGCAGACAGATGAGCG agaggCAGGAGGAGGTGGTTTACTACGACACCTACGAGAGTCCTGACGCCATGAAGGCCACCGATGACCCCTCGACCCCTCTGACCCCTCCCAGAGACGACGTGGCCAAACTCCAGCAGAGGACCAGACAGCTGGAGGCCCGACGGGGACGCATCACCGCCAAGAAAGCCTACCTCAAACACAAGAAG GAAATCTGCATCATCAACCACACACAGAAGCTGCAGCAGCGGCAGGGCGGTCCGGACGGCGTTTCCCAGCAGGCTTTGCTGCAG gatgaagaggaggaagaggagcagcgGCTGTCCAGAGTCAGTCAGGAGAGACAGAGGACACTGGACCGGCTGCGCAGCTTCAGACAG CGCTACCCGGGTCAGGTGACTCTGAAGTCGACTCGTCTGCGTCTGGCGTACTCCAGGAAGAAAGCGACGCAGACGCAAGCGGCCAGCGTGCAGACGGACGACGCTCCGGCTCCGGCTGCGCTCGAACCCTCGGCGGGAGTCCCGGAGCTGCGCCGGCCCGAGAGCTTCCTGTCGCTGCCTCCGATGGGCGGGGCCGTGGCCGAAGCCCCACCCCCCGACGCACCAGCATCGCTTCCTCCGGCCagagagctgctgctgctggactCGTCCACCTCGCCCATCGCTccccctcttcctcctcctcctcctcccc cccctcctcctcctcctcctcctcctctctctctggagGAGACGCCGGCCGAGTCCAGCCCTGCCCACTCTCCCCTCGGACCCTTCACTGCACGCTTCTTCGACAGCAGCCAGCTGCTCAACGCCCGCAAGAAGCTGAGGAAGACGGCCTCGCTCGAGTCCAACCAGTGGAGGAGAG CGAGCTCGCCGATGGACGAGGTTCTGGCCAGTCTGAAGCGCGGGAGCTTCCACCTGAGGAAGGCCGAGCTGCGGGTCCTGGCTCCCGATCCGGACGAGGACGACGGGAACAACATCCTGGCTCAGATCCGCAAAGGAGTGCAGCTGCGCAAGGTCCGCAGACAGGAGCGCAGCTGCAGAGGAGCGCCTGCGACTGACCCGCTGACCCGCAGCATCCACGAGGCCCTGCGCCGCATCAAAGAGGCCTCGCCCGAGTCCGAGTCCGAGGACGAGACGCCCGCCGGAGCCGACTGGGAGAGCTGA
- the si:ch1073-398f15.1 gene encoding cardiomyopathy-associated protein 5, protein MEAMEIMDPESQMMVLQDTLTEEQLNDEVEDLSNSLREVVQDGAVKPKLHCLMMDPSFSMVTVQSEDSGIVWETASSRCSTPWASEISEPGFSCCGSRAAGRILFIMDEELMSKRKRRTKSEKLKTLPPVSLEVLAEADRPAMVEVSLPNLTQEEGTKEHKTSDLREEKHQRLFSLVSEGSEILNIIAPPKFSTVDEEESKGLEDNLYYLEETPAVKPTEIRDEPEPDSETVEKVLLKPEPVVQIPLPPLQVSRRGQMSEDYFEKFTLLDHRTPSGAAPAEETQQETEDKVTEEEGVKAVPHEAETRLSEVCSAVSMLDISGEHLDDVFYGGGSEPPSSASAGEKQRELSKSSLKESGSALFGSEEPVLTPIYLPEGPPKIIDPNLLEEPKALAFLYSDLYAEAVGTRKKQEDDVESVTSEKSFHSQESESEDRGYLEKFVLKVETLAGVVPEIRPEERHDPFNLAGYEIHHKEEVNDPAEELEEITDFFRNSASSSPCEPVDFQPLENEEKIDVVRTPRVTFKNEDLTNKSEPVSDHPSLADDFSEEFLPVEISEDCPAWEENLPTVIRGAVKSTDSDLKKKPKSVICPAPSQDPTNTIRPIIPPHKPFLDLTPLLPVQIEDETETPDADEKTSSAVISGQDSTRENPTDMLQDATEAPTDHE, encoded by the exons ATGGAAGCGATGGAAATAATGGATCCGGAGAGCCAGATGATGGTCCTTCAGGACACGCTGACGGAGGAGCAGCTGAACGACGAGGTGGAGGACCTGAGCAACAG TTTGAGAGAGGTGGTCCAGGATGGTGCGGTCAAGCCCAAGCTTCACTGCCTGATGATGGACCCGTCCTTCTCCATGGTGACAGTCCAAAGCGAGGACAGCGGGATCGTTTGGGAGACTGCTTCTAGCCGCTGCTCCACACCCTGGGCCTCGGAGATCAGTGAACCCGGATTCAGCTGCTGTGGCTCCAGAGCGGCCGGCAGGATCCTCTTCATCATGGACGAAGAGCTGATGAGCAAAAGGAAGAGGAGGACAAAGTCTGAGAAACTAAAGACCCTTCCTCCGGTCAGCCTCGAGGTCCTCGCTGAAGCAGATAGACCAGCCATGGTGGAAGTGTCCCTCCCGAATCTGACACAAGAAGAAGGAACCAAGGAGCACAAGACATCTGATCTGAGAGAAGAGAAACACCAGCGTTTGTTCAGCCTCGTCTCCGAAGGATCCGAGATACTAAACATCATCGCTCCGCCGAAGTTCTCCACCGTGGATGAAGAAGAGAGCAAAGGTCTGGAAGATAACTTGTATTACCTCGAGGAGACGCCTGCTGTGAAACCCACAGAGATCCGGGACGAACCAGAGCCAGACTCAGAAACTGTAGAGAAAGTTTTATTGAAGCCAGAACCTGTGGTCCAGATCCCCTTGCCTCCTCTTCAAGTCTCCCGAAGAGGACAGATGAGCGAGGACTACTTTGAGAAGTTCACTCTCCTTGACCATCGAACACCATCAGGAGCAGCACCGGCAGAAGAAACCCAACAAGAAACAGAGGACAAGGTCACAGAAGAAGAAGGAGTTAAAGCAGTTCCTCATGAAGCAGAAACAAGGCTCTCTGAGGTCTGCTCAGCTGTGAGTATGCTTGACATCTCTGGAGAACACTTGGACGATGTGTTTTACGGTGGAGGAAGCGAGCCACCGTCTTCTGCAAGCGCTGGAGAAAAGCAAAGAGAGCTCTCCAAGTCCTCTCTGAAAGAAAGTGGAAGTGCCTTGTTTGGAAGCGAGGAGCCGGTTCTCACTCCCATATACCTTCCCGAAGGTCCTCCGAAGATCATCGACCCCAATTTGCTCGAGGAGCCCAAAGCCTTGGCCTTTCTCTACTCAGATTTATACGCAGAGGCTGTCGGAACCAGGAAGAAACAGGAAGATGATGTTGAGAGCGTGACATCTGAAAAATCCTTCCACAGTCAAGAGTCCGAATCAGAGGACAGAGGCTATCTGGAGAAGTTTGTGCTCAAGGTGGAGACTCTGGCTGGCGTCGTTCCTGAGATACGCCCCGAAGAACGGCATGACCCGTTCAACCTCGCCGGATATGAGATACACCACAAAGAAGAAGTGAACGATCCGGCCGAAGAGCTCGAAGAGATCACGGATTTCTTCAGGAACAGCGCTTCTTCATCGCCCTGTGAACCAGTTGACTTCCAGCCGCTGGAGAACGAGGAGAAGATAGACGTTGTGAGGACGCCTcgagttacttttaaaaatgaagatttaaCGAATAAGTCTGAACCAGTGAGCGATCATCCATCGCTGGCTGATGACTTTTCAGAAGAGTTTTTACCAGTTGAAATAAGCGAGGATTGTCCGGCGTGGGAGGAAAACCTGCCAACGGTCATCAGAGGTGCGGTAAAATCAACAGATTCTGACCTAAAGAAAAAACCAAAGTCAGTAATTTGTCCAGCACCGAGCCAAGATCCAACAAACACAATCCGACCCATAATTCCACCCCACAAACCCTTCCTGGATCTTACCCCGCTGCTGCCGGTCCAGATAGAGGACGAGACAGAAACACCAGATGCTGACGAGAAGACGAGCTCTGCAGTGATCAGCGGTCAGGACTCTACAAGAGAGAACCCCACAGATATGCTGCAGGACGCTACTGAAGCTCCAACGGACCACGAGTGA